The region tatattaatcattttttaaaatattcgatATTTTTATGCAATATAAATATACCCTTGAGGGATTAGTTTAGTGTCAGATTGAGCTAAATCAGTAAGGATAGTCATTTTGCAACTCTCCTAATTTCTTCATCATTTAAAGAAGGAAACAAAAGCATGGATCCAAGCTTATTGAGAGACATAGAAACAGGAGATACTGATGCCTTGTACGCTCTAATTCGAAAGGATCCGAACATGTTGGAGCATATTGATCAGATTCCTTTCATCGATACTCCACTTCACATAGCAGCAAATAAAGGCCAAATTAAGTTTGCAATGGAGATGATAAACTTGAAGCCTTCGTTTGGTCGGAAGCTAAACCAAGACGGGTTTAGCCCCATGCACTTGGCCTTCAAAATGGGGCATACCAAGCTAGTGCTTCGACTGTTGCAGACCGATAAAGACCTGGTTCGCGTCAAAGGAAGGGAAGGGATGACCCCTTTCCATTGTGCAGCTGCAGCGGGGAACTCTTATCTTTTATTCCAGTTCCTTGAAACTTGCCCTGAATGCGTTGAGGATGTCACGGTTCTTAACGAGACTGCATTACATCTTGCTCTGAAAAACAAACACACCGACGCTTTTAATTTCTTACTTGGATGGCTTCGAAAGAACCGGCGTCGAGGAGGCAAGGATTTGGAAAGAAAGGTTATAAATTGGAGAGATGATGATGACAACACTGCGTTGCACATTGCAGCTACGAGGAAACAACATCAGGTATATATGCAATATAATAATAAGTTGTGATCCTTTGATCATTTTATTAATGACTATTTATAATATTCTACGCAGGCAGTACAACTGTTGTTGGATTCCTTTTATGGGTTAGATGTAAAAGCTAAGAACTCAGAAGGCTTGACAGCTCGAGAAATCATAGAAAATGTTGGAAGACAAGGGTTGAACATGAGTAGCGCCGAAGACGATGATAGGACCACCGCCAAGATTAAGCGCATTAAGAAAAGAACTAGTCGGTCTGAAAGAGCATTAGTAAGGTTGATTCGTACAAAGAATGGGTTGTCGGAGAACATGATCAACGCAACACTGGTGGTAGCGGCGCTGGTCATAACAGCGATCTACCAATCATCTTTAAGCCCACCGAGAGGTCTTTGGCAAGGTGATAACACGAGTAACCTCACCACCACCTCAAACCTTACTACTACCACTAAATTTAAACTCTTTAACGACAATTACGATGAAAAACTTTCTAAACATGTGTTTCGTGAAGAAACAATGAAACCTGGTACAGCAATCATGAATCCCAACTTGTTTTTAGGGTTTTGGTTAGTCAATTTTATAGCATTTGGGCTTCCGGTTCTTCTAACCGTTTTCCTTTTATACGATGTAGCTCGTATTCTTCTTCTCCCGCTTTATTTTCTATCCGTCTCCTACTTTAACTGCATGACATTAATATCTCCGTCCATGTTTTGGGCAAACCTCAACTTTGTTGTCATGTGGACAGCCATTATTCTCCCGTCTGTCTTAGTTTTTGGAGGCGTATGGTTATGTATGCTGCCAAAGCACCGGGAAATCAGACAAATACGCAGACGTGTCCGCAATGACAATAATATCGGAATAATTCAGTACTTGCGAATGTCAGTCTaacttatatattatatttatgtacccttttccattttctctgtattaatatcttttctttttgaaaaaagaaaaaacactaTGTAATTGCTTtggataaatttaataaaaacagatatatttgaagtattgtttGTTTAAAATCCACTGATTTCTAAATGTGTTAATATCATTTtcgagttattaattaaaaatatctttaacataaagatatatgtaataattacatacttattattttatctatataataaaaaagttattgattaaaaagatgaattaaaaaattagaaaataatatatttgttaattaaaaagtactatttttttaaaaaaataacatgagataaaaatataaatatgcgTAGGAGATGTCtcaaaaataaaatgactaaCATTTAACTATTTGATCAAATGAATTAATGCGTcaagttattaaaaaatatatattttatcctacaAGATGCATTTTACAAAATCAacttatttctataaatattaaaaaaatctaccTAATACtctaattattttctaaaaaggACATATATTGCTAGTGTACCCTAAAACTAGGATGCGCCACGCTTTCTaaagcaaataataataatacattaatctAAATTTCATGAGCCCTTTTCTTAATtctaagaaataaaatctctcaaataaaaataataaataaaataatcttaaGTCTCGTATGCGAAATTGAGTTTTTGTGTCAAATTTGTATATTCGTTATagaaatgataaattaagtaaaattcatgtccaaaattaattaaaataaataataaaaatatattatcatctatattttataatattaactatcatttaaatatatattgtctactttataacataaatattttatcttttaaaaaatactcttcttcttttttacaaacaaagACTGGACATATTTATTGAAGTAATACAACAAtgagaataaaaaacaaaaaccagccaaataaatataaaccctaggacttaaaacatttttcatctaaaaataagaatattaaaatactGAAAAACCTCCAAATTTACCGTTATCTACATCCATTACTAATCGTAGACGGTGACAAAGACATTCGACAGATGATAAGCATTAAAAATTACTCTTTTAACTACAATACTAAAAGCGTCCGCTAACCATTTTTCTATTAAGATATTAATCAAGACGGATTAACTTAGTGTTAAATCGAGTAAGTCTAGGGGTGGGCGGTgcatttagtttactttttgtctcacgctacagtatcgttacagtatctaatctcaccgccaccgctgtttttatactaaccgcaggtaaacccaccacccatccaaactcaccctagaTTAAGTCCGTGGATGAATTTCCACATCTTTTTTTAGGCATTAAATTGAGAGCCAATCAGGACCTTCCCCTAATTCCCCTTACCAATCTATAAAAAATTGGATCTTTGGTTTGATTTTATCAATAAAAGAAATTCCTTCCTCGGTTTCTtaaatttgataacttttattatataatataattttgttcACTTTTCATCAATAATAGAATAGAAAATAGATAGTTGCTTCCTATTTCAGCAATATAAATAGTTACcatgtgtttttatgtttttaatttttaatataattaatgttATAACCCTCCTTATGAAGCTAGTTAATGTAAAGAATAATAATTCTAATTATCTATGCTTAAAATTAATTCAGTTGTGCTTTCAATCAATGTATGATTTTGATATTGCAAGAGGTGTCCAGCTATGTGGTGAGGTCTTGAAGGTGTGTCTTTGTAACAACTTGAGAAGCTTTTTGgacttttttcttcttcttttaggTTTATTATTAGTAAATGAATTTTTGCTGCGAAAAATtagcttaaaaataaaatataaaaatgataggAAATATGTTAATTTTAGACGACAATTAATGACATTGCAATATTACTTAACAACATGAACAATCCCCACCATCGTATTGCCATTCCCAAGTAATGGCGTATTCTCTTTACTCGGAAAATATCCCTCCTAACGCTGGCCGAAATTGGTTGAAACATTATGCAGCTAATTTGGTAAGATAATGGACGTGTTTATTGCATCAAAAAGATTTCGTTAGGTATGGTAGGTTGGAAGAAGCAAAGAGAGCATTGTGGAGTCTAGATGGAAGGTGGTTCTCTAATCATAGATTGACAGTCAGTATGGCGAAGTTTAAACCTAGAGATGATTTGTGGAGGAAGGCAAATGGGAGAGAGGTCAGACAACATACATAGAATATGGAAAGAAGATGTGTTGAAGGAAATACGGGGCCGCATGCAAGTGAGATTATggcaaataataaacaacatgaAGAAAATGACCCAATCAAGTTGGACGAGATGGTGGAAGATTTATGAATTTCCAGAACAAAGTAGTAGAGGGAGCCATTGATGGAGAGAACTTGAAGTGGCTTGAAAAATGTATTGTGGGTAGAATGAGAAACAATGCTACTGTGGGGTTATGGGGTGATACtggaatttataaaattagagtCCAAAGATTATCGGGTAATGATTTGTATGAATTGGAAGCCAATGAATGGGGAGATGTTTTGCAAGTGTTTCAGAAAGTTGAACGGTGGACAACAAAGATGAAAGAGTAAGGTGGTATTGGAACctacccattgtttgaaaagtcaaaaagggtgggcaccgaaagtagaaagtaaaattggttggcaagttgggttaaaagttggcatgggataattgcaattttggtccctaattgtatagggacattgcaagttgatccttgaacctcaactataaataggcctaaccatttcttactttcttcatcccacacttgccattctctacttaaggcaattgttctctctccctatttgtaaactttcacttgtatttttggagtgaaatatatttggtagtgcccgaggacgtaggcaaaatttgctgaacctcgttaaaattctagtgttctttatttttgttctgcatattttgcaagtgtcattgtagtgatttattgtgctattaaattacgatagagggatattctggctaggaaagatctgggaattgaacttagtgtgatttttcagtacaataattttactctttcacacgcttccgcgcaacaattggtaccagagccaggttcgtacttggggaatacgaccgtttacggtactattcacgtatacggcactattcacgtatacagtactattcacgtatacagcactattcacgtatacgatactgttcacgtatacagtagttgggactgaggagaaaaatggcagcagcatcgtcatcagcaaggactactgtgacaaatgcaaaatttgaagtagagaaatttgacggtaccaataatttggtatgtggcagtgtgagatcctggatgtcttatgtcagcaagagctggatatagctcttgaagaaaaacctgacaagatggatgacaaggagtgggccaagatcaatagacaggcgtgtggtacaatccgcctatgtttggccaaagagcagaagtactccgtcatgagggagacatcagcgaagaagctgtgggatacattggaagaaaagtttctaacgaaaagtcttgaaaataggctttatatgaaaaagaaactttttcggttcacgtatgcacccggtatgtcgatgaatgaccatgtgaactcattcaataaaattttagcagacttgctaaatttggatgagaaatttgaagatgaagacaaggcattattgttgttgaattcccttcctgatgaatatgatcatcttaccaccacattgcttcatgggaaagattcaatcacatttgatgcagtctgtagtgcgttgtatagatctgagactcgaaagaaagataaaagagatcacagagatacaactgcagaagtcttaacagtaagaggtcgttcacacagcagcaaacctggtagaaggggtaagtccaaagggagacccgccaaagatgaatgtgccttttgtcgtgagaaagggcattggaaaaagaattgtcctaagttacaaaagggcaagtctatttctaatgcatgtgtagcggagcatgatgaggagtcagactttagcttggttggcatggcaatggcatgtcaaacggatgagtggatattggattcgggatgtacttaccatatgtgtcctaataaggactggttttctagtcttgaagaactagaaggtggagttgtttttatgggcaatgatagtgcctgtaagacaatgggtgtaggtacaatcaaattgaagaaccatgacggctcaatccaagttctgacagatgttcgctatgtacccagcttgaagaaaaatctcatctcattaggggccctagaatctaaagggctcacaatcactttgagagatggattactaaaggtagtagctggggtattgacggtgatgaaaggcactagaagaaataacttgtactatttaaatggaagtacagttattggatcaacatcaacagtttctgcgaaagatgcagattcagaggctaccaggttatggcataggcgattgggacatgctggtgaaaaagctttgcagactttggcgaagcaaggcttgttgaaaggtgcaaattcttgcaaattggaattctgtgaacattgtgttctgggcaagcagacgagggtaaaatttggttcagcaattcacaatacgaaaggaattctggactatgttcacagtgatgtgtggggacctaccaaagtggcttctttgggaggtatgcactattttgtcacttttcttgatgattattcaagaaaagtatgggtgtatctaatgaaaagaaaaaatgaagttttggatgcatttctgaagtggaagaagatggtggagactcagacaggtcgaaaggtcaaacgacttcgatcagataatggtactgagtacaaaaatgatccatttctacaagtatgtcaagatgagggcattgtgcgacacttcactgttcgagatacaccacagcagaatggggtggcagaacgcatgaatcggactatactggagaaagttcgatgtatgttgtccaatgctggattgggcaaggaattttgggctgaggcagttacatatgcgtgccatctaattaaccgattgccatcagctgcaataaatggaaaaactcctatggagatgtggactggtaaacctgctactgattataattctttacatgtttttggttccactgcatattatcatgtaaaagaatctaagttagacccaagagcaaagaaagcattattcatgggtataactggtggtgtaaaaggataccgtctctggtgtcctgatacaaggaagattgttttcagtaaagatgtaacttttgatgaatcaaccatgatgaagaacgaggattcacaaaaggatgacaaaaccagtagtactttgcagcaggtggagtttgaaaaggttaatgatgatccagctaatattgaaagaacaaatgatgaagaagtttcgacccaagaacttctacagcaacaagattcaattgcatataggaggccaagaagagagattcgtaagcctgctcgctttgatgatatggtggcctatgcacttccaattgcagatgatgatgttccttccacttacacagaagcaataagtaactctgatggtgtaaagtggaagcaagctatgaatgaagaaatccagtctcttcataaaaataggacttgggagttggtgagactacccaagggaaagaaggcaattggatgcaaatgggtatatgcaaagaaggaaggatttcctggtaaaaatgaaattcgatacaaggctagattggtagcaaagggttacgctcagaaagaaggaatagactacaatgaagtgttttctccagttgtgaagcattcgtctattcggattttgctagccttggttgcgcaatatgatcttgaactagttcagcttgatgtgaagaccgcatttttacacggtgatttggaagaggaaatctatatgactcagccagatggattcaaggttgctggaaaagaaaattgggtttgcaaactgacaaagtcgctttatggattgaagcaatctccgaggcagtggtacaagcgatttgatcagttcatgaaagggcaaaggtacacaagaagtaaatttgatcattgcgtgtattttcagaagctacaagaaggaactttcatatacttgctcttatatgttgatgatatgctaatagcatctaagagcaaagttgagattgaaagattgaagactcaactcaatctcgagtttgagatgaaagatctaggagaagctaaaaagattctcggcatggaaatatgtagagatagagctcatggcagagttagcttgtctcagaagcagtatttgaagaaagtactacagcagtttggcatgaacgagcagaccaaacctgtaagtaccccgttggcttctcatttcaagctttctgcacaactatctccttcgacgaatacggaacgagaatacatgttgcaagttccgtattctaatgcagtgggtagcttgatgtatgcaatggtgtgtacaagacccgacatttcacaggcagttagtatagtgagcaggtatatgcataatcctggaaaatgacattggcaagctgtgaaatggattctacggtatattcagaagaccgtggatgttggattactgttcaagcaggataatacacttggtaaatatgttattgggtacgttgattctgactatgccggtgatttggacaagcgaagatcaaccaccggttatgtgtttacacttgctggaggaccaataagttggaagtctacactacagtctacagttgcattgtcaaccacagaagccgagtacatggctgtaacagaggctgtaaaggaggctatttggttacaaggtatggctaaaaccttggggttggttcaggagcatattaacgtgtattgtgatagtcaaagtgctattcatttagtaaagaatcaagtctatcatgcacgtacaaaacatatcgacgtacgattccattttgtgcgggaaattattgaagaggggaaaatttgtcttcagaaaatcaagactgcaaataatcccgcagatatgatgaccaaggtggtaacagcaaccaagttcgaacattgtttgaacttgattaatatcctgcaagtttaacagttgaagaaggcactatcaagtattgttgtcaaaggcagaaagaattgtgtgaagataagattatcctaatcaaatcttcaaggtggagattattggaacctacccattgtttgaaaagtcaaaaagggtgggcaccgaaagtagaaagtaaaattggttggcaagttgggttaaaagttggcatgggataattgcaattttggtccctaattgtatagggacattgcaagttgatccttgaacctcaactataaataggcctaaccatttcttactttcttcatcccacacttgccattctctacttaaggcaattgttctctctccctatttgtaaactttcacttgtatttttggagtgaaaaatatatttggtagtacccgaggacgtaggcaaaatttgctgaacctcgttaaaattctagtgttctttatttttgttctgcatattttgcaagtgtcattgtagtgatttattgtgctattaaattacgatagagggatattctggctaggaaagatctggtatgtaagcgatcctcgtgatccacctctctttcttgggaattgaacttagtgtgatttttcagtacaataattttactctttcacacgcttccgcgcaacaggTGGTTATCCTGTTACGAGATTCCAATACATGGTCTTCGAGGAGGAAGTAGTTAAACAACTTGCTGCTATTGAATAGTAAAATTggtttgatttattatttttggtgcaAACAATCAACACTCAAACGGTCAATCGGCTGTCGGGTAGAGCACGTGCAAAACCAACCTAGCATATGAGAATATATCCAAAAGAAGAAACTTATCCAAGTCCAACCCCCCACAAGTTCCCAGTCGGCTCATCCCATTGACCTTTCCACAACTTCGAATTGATTGGTGCAATGCGAGGTCCAATATTGGAAGGAGAATGGAATCTTAACCGTGGGACCACACTTAAGCCGGCGTCCTAAATGATTAGATGCGTGGAAGACGGTGGGTATTCTTTCACCCAATAACATCACTACATATACACAAACCATGTCTGCCCATCTAGTGGGCTACTTGTGATAAAACAGGAAagcaatgaaaaataataatataaagaagagaaaaacaaaatcctaCACCTAatataatttttcctaaataCAAGAAAACAAGTTTTGGGATAGAAAATCATATCGAAGATTAAACGATTCAATTCATTTAGATTTGAAcgttaattaaatgattaaacattCAAATCTCGTTAAATTCATGAACACAATTTACAAGCTTTTTATTAGTTAGAATATTCTCTAATGCTTAAACGGTATCAATTCAAtcgatttagttcttttattaAGAACTAAGAACTGTCAGAGACATTTTAAAAGGGTTACGTATAGCATGGGAGAAAAAGTTTTGTCAATTAGAGATTAAGAGTGATAACACTCTTCTGATGGAGATGATTGCAGAGAGAGGAGCAGTTGATAGTTAGTTGATGGAATTACATTCTATTCATGGAATGATGCATTGAGATTGAAAGATTTGTTTTCGACATATcccaagaactcacaagattaTAGCGACAAGATTCACTGAGGTCCAAGTATTTAAAAATCCACTTTATTTTGTACAAGATTTAGAACAAGCAGATTACATTAGCGTTACACAGACTAATACGTTATCTTAATAGTATTACTTTAatttacgaaaataataataatggagcCCATGCATGGTTTTGGAATCTTTTCTATGTCACAGCTCTGGGGATGGGGTCAAGACACAACTATCCTTTTTTGAGGTCAAATAAATCTCAATTAGTTTTTTTAACCCTCtgtatatttatctaataaaattttgatataaaattttcCACATTTCATAATGATCGAAgaagtgtaaaaaaaaaaagtttataaaaagtttataattcaaAATTGTTCCATATCTTGGATTATTTACCTGAAAATTTGATatgttatataaaaatttattttatgatcaatatatatcaagaaaaaaattgattaaaaatatccACCAAAATGATAAGAATgtacataattcaaaattttaaacatctTATTTTTAAACTGATATTCctatgtaaattatatattttaaaatatgtttttaatactGATATTTCTTAAGAAATTTgtttctaaattaaatactttttttttcagaattatcttaaaatttttgaaatttatgtttgtttaaatattgaaataatttttgatACGCTGCTTGTGGAAAAAGATTgacaaaaaatagtaaaatattaaaaaaaggacACATACTACCAATACACaaaatatattatctattttataacatattacttaaaataaatattttattttcacaacaatactaaaaatataaattttagagtAAAAA is a window of Gossypium hirsutum isolate 1008001.06 chromosome D08, Gossypium_hirsutum_v2.1, whole genome shotgun sequence DNA encoding:
- the LOC121220015 gene encoding ankyrin repeat-containing protein BDA1, which produces MDPSLLRDIETGDTDALYALIRKDPNMLEHIDQIPFIDTPLHIAANKGQIKFAMEMINLKPSFGRKLNQDGFSPMHLAFKMGHTKLVLRLLQTDKDLVRVKGREGMTPFHCAAAAGNSYLLFQFLETCPECVEDVTVLNETALHLALKNKHTDAFNFLLGWLRKNRRRGGKDLERKVINWRDDDDNTALHIAATRKQHQAVQLLLDSFYGLDVKAKNSEGLTAREIIENVGRQGLNMSSAEDDDRTTAKIKRIKKRTSRSERALVRLIRTKNGLSENMINATLVVAALVITAIYQSSLSPPRGLWQGDNTSNLTTTSNLTTTTKFKLFNDNYDEKLSKHVFREETMKPGTAIMNPNLFLGFWLVNFIAFGLPVLLTVFLLYDVARILLLPLYFLSVSYFNCMTLISPSMFWANLNFVVMWTAIILPSVLVFGGVWLCMLPKHREIRQIRRRVRNDNNIGIIQYLRMSV